One Fusobacterium ulcerans DNA segment encodes these proteins:
- a CDS encoding HD domain-containing protein: MGKLADQVKFLIEIDKVKSILRQSIVLGDLNRRENDAEHSWHMALCAMTLKEYSNLGEIDMEKVLKLILIHDIVEIYAGDTPAFSNYNKQEKWRTELESAEKIYGMLPEEQEKEFMKLWLEFENMETKEAKFANTFDRFQGFIQNLTSDGHTWKKFNATKEMVLKRMSPIVEYAPQLFYEFVMPEVQKYIDKGIIKE, from the coding sequence ATGGGAAAATTAGCAGATCAAGTTAAATTTTTAATAGAAATAGATAAGGTAAAAAGTATTTTAAGGCAGTCTATTGTACTGGGAGATTTGAATAGAAGAGAAAATGATGCTGAGCACAGCTGGCACATGGCATTGTGTGCAATGACTTTGAAAGAATATTCCAATCTGGGAGAAATAGATATGGAAAAAGTTCTTAAACTAATACTTATACATGATATTGTTGAAATATACGCAGGAGATACTCCTGCGTTTTCGAATTACAACAAACAGGAGAAATGGCGAACAGAACTTGAAAGTGCAGAGAAGATATATGGAATGCTTCCAGAAGAGCAGGAAAAAGAGTTCATGAAGCTATGGCTTGAATTTGAGAATATGGAAACAAAAGAAGCAAAATTTGCTAATACTTTTGATAGATTTCAGGGATTTATACAAAATCTTACTTCAGATGGGCACACATGGAAGAAATTCAATGCTACAAAAGAAATGGTACTGAAGAGAATGTCACCTATAGTTGAGTATGCACCACAGCTTTTTTATGAGTTTGTGATGCCAGAAGTGCAGAAGTATATTGATAAAGGGATTATAAAGGAATAA
- a CDS encoding DUF2786 domain-containing protein, producing MLDKLRKLRALSQDMTTTEAERELAYKRYQEIKKKYAVDDSELEKKEERFHIRVQNIFEKDLLRYILWSFDLTSYTEKYCSKLKVIFYTKKSVYEAIQDDFKFHSRKTNAILDGVLTKYLHTQIKEPELVASPETINNLDPDMLKAYWNNSWMNNENYSKKFKIED from the coding sequence AAGAAAATTAAGAGCATTATCACAAGATATGACAACCACTGAAGCTGAAAGGGAATTAGCATATAAAAGGTATCAAGAAATCAAAAAAAAGTATGCAGTTGATGATAGTGAATTAGAAAAAAAAGAAGAAAGATTTCACATTCGAGTACAAAATATTTTTGAAAAAGATTTACTTAGATATATTCTTTGGAGTTTTGATTTAACATCATACACAGAAAAGTATTGTTCAAAATTAAAAGTAATTTTTTATACTAAAAAAAGTGTTTATGAAGCTATTCAAGATGATTTTAAATTTCATTCTAGAAAAACAAATGCAATTTTAGATGGAGTTTTAACGAAATATCTTCACACACAGATTAAAGAACCTGAACTTGTTGCATCTCCTGAAACTATAAATAATTTAGATCCAGATATGTTAAAAGCATATTGGAATAATAGCTGGATGAATAATGAAAATTATTCAAAAAAATTTAAAATTGAAGATTAA
- a CDS encoding ParA family protein, whose protein sequence is MGKMIAFKNNKGGVGKSWITLQVGHALVILFGYKVLIITSDTQNNILLFAGIDAEPGAGLESWVTKGDGDLIRLRENLYYIPLSVGVEISKKFKSNLKNTISQLKQEYDFILLDPNPTLRLDKEFTDEADYFIIPTFLDQATSQSMLNIINDTDKRKVKAVIPNRYTNTKKEKEYYNNLKDIFNSYDIYLSLPLAQSSTIGRLIDKGKTIWDVHNQDVAQFKQIIEDVLDVIV, encoded by the coding sequence ATGGGAAAAATGATAGCATTTAAAAATAATAAAGGTGGAGTAGGTAAAAGTTGGATAACTCTTCAAGTTGGACATGCTCTTGTTATTTTATTTGGATATAAAGTATTAATAATAACTTCTGATACTCAGAACAATATTTTACTTTTTGCTGGAATAGATGCCGAGCCTGGAGCAGGATTAGAAAGTTGGGTAACAAAAGGTGATGGTGACTTAATCAGATTAAGAGAAAATCTTTACTATATCCCTCTTTCTGTAGGAGTGGAAATATCAAAGAAATTTAAATCAAATTTAAAAAATACTATATCCCAATTAAAGCAAGAATATGACTTTATACTTTTAGATCCTAATCCTACTTTAAGGCTAGATAAAGAGTTCACAGATGAAGCTGATTACTTTATTATACCTACTTTTTTAGATCAAGCTACTTCTCAATCTATGCTTAATATTATAAATGATACTGACAAAAGAAAAGTAAAAGCTGTTATTCCAAATAGATATACTAATACTAAAAAAGAAAAAGAATATTATAACAATCTAAAAGACATATTTAATTCTTATGATATTTATTTAAGTTTACCTCTTGCTCAAAGTTCTACAATAGGGAGATTAATAGATAAAGGGAAAACTATATGGGATGTGCATAATCAAGATGTAGCACAATTTAAGCAAATTATAGAAGATGTATTGGATGTGATAGTGTGA
- a CDS encoding META domain-containing protein produces the protein MKKIFIFLATLMLLVGCSSTPVKVEVPVEVSLENVAGNEYLLTNLFVENNLTLGFDKEGRIFGFAGINRFFGKADVSNGTINIGALATTRMGGPRDKMIVEDQYLTLLKNAKTIKKDGDKLILTNEKEEEMIFIKK, from the coding sequence ATGAAAAAAATATTTATCTTTTTAGCAACTTTGATGCTGTTAGTGGGATGTAGCTCTACTCCAGTTAAGGTAGAAGTTCCTGTGGAGGTATCACTTGAAAATGTAGCTGGTAATGAGTATCTGTTAACTAATCTTTTTGTAGAAAACAACTTAACTCTTGGTTTTGATAAAGAAGGCAGAATATTTGGATTTGCTGGAATCAACAGATTCTTTGGAAAAGCAGATGTAAGTAATGGAACTATAAATATTGGAGCATTAGCAACAACTAGAATGGGTGGACCTAGAGACAAAATGATAGTTGAAGATCAATATCTTACTCTTTTAAAAAATGCTAAGACTATAAAAAAAGATGGAGATAAATTGATATTAACTAATGAGAAAGAAGAGGAAATGATTTTTATAAAAAAATAA
- the dnaB gene encoding replicative DNA helicase gives MKDFEIKKIPYNTEAEKAVIGGIFLKQNALTDIAEFLSPDDFYNKDLKIIYAAILELYNENKAIDPILILEKNKNIKNDTFYEVIESVQTAANVIEYAHIVMDKAKLRNLQDSATKIVEMTSDEEETTEDIIDRSEALIFKIAENNNTRNVISIKDMMNSEFTRLQNVYDNKGTTIGISSGFTDFDQMTNGFNPSDLVILAARPAMGKTAFALNLALNAAKTNKSILIFSLEMSSSQLLQRFIAIEAGIGLQKIRTGFLSENDWGRMGLASETLMKTQLNIADLPNATVMEIRTVARRMKAAGKLDMILIDYLQLIKGSSGKNENRQQEISDISRSLKGIARELDVPIIALSQLSRATEQRADRRPMLSDLRESGAIEQDADMVAFLYRDDYYNEESEAKGITEIIIGKQRNGPVGTIKLRFFHELTKFANYTNKVY, from the coding sequence ATGAAAGATTTTGAAATAAAAAAAATTCCTTATAATACAGAAGCTGAAAAAGCTGTAATTGGTGGTATATTTTTAAAACAAAATGCCCTTACCGATATAGCAGAGTTTCTCTCTCCAGATGATTTTTATAATAAAGACCTTAAAATCATATATGCAGCCATCTTAGAACTTTACAATGAAAATAAAGCAATAGATCCTATTCTGATTTTAGAAAAAAACAAAAATATAAAAAATGATACTTTTTATGAAGTAATAGAATCTGTTCAAACAGCTGCAAATGTTATTGAATATGCTCATATAGTTATGGACAAAGCTAAATTAAGAAATCTACAAGATTCAGCTACTAAAATTGTAGAAATGACATCTGATGAAGAAGAAACAACTGAAGATATAATAGATAGATCTGAAGCTCTTATTTTCAAAATAGCAGAAAACAATAATACTAGAAATGTTATCTCTATAAAAGATATGATGAATAGTGAATTTACTAGACTTCAAAATGTTTATGATAATAAAGGAACTACAATTGGGATTTCATCAGGATTTACTGATTTCGACCAGATGACAAATGGATTTAATCCCTCTGACCTTGTAATTCTTGCTGCTAGACCAGCAATGGGAAAAACAGCTTTTGCACTTAATTTAGCTTTAAATGCTGCTAAGACTAATAAATCTATTCTTATTTTTAGTTTAGAAATGTCAAGTTCTCAACTGCTTCAAAGATTTATTGCAATAGAAGCAGGGATAGGATTACAAAAAATTAGAACAGGATTTCTTTCTGAAAATGATTGGGGGAGAATGGGGTTGGCAAGCGAAACATTAATGAAAACCCAATTGAATATTGCAGATCTTCCAAATGCTACAGTAATGGAAATAAGAACTGTAGCCAGAAGAATGAAAGCAGCAGGAAAACTTGATATGATACTTATTGACTATTTACAATTGATAAAAGGCAGCAGTGGAAAAAATGAAAATAGGCAGCAAGAAATATCAGATATATCAAGATCACTTAAAGGAATAGCTAGAGAACTTGATGTACCTATTATAGCTCTTTCACAGTTATCACGAGCTACAGAACAGAGAGCAGATAGAAGACCTATGCTTTCAGATTTAAGAGAATCTGGAGCGATAGAACAAGATGCTGACATGGTAGCATTTCTATACAGAGATGACTACTATAATGAAGAATCTGAAGCTAAAGGGATAACAGAAATAATTATAGGTAAACAAAGAAATGGCCCTGTAGGAACTATAAAATTAAGATTCTTTCACGAACTTACTAAGTTTGCTAATTATACTAATAAAGTTTATTAA
- a CDS encoding MalY/PatB family protein: MKYNFDEIIDRSKTNSRKWNPEIYKNTYNGKTDLLPLWVADMDFKVAPAILDSLQAILTHGVLGYTATDDEYFQAIIDWNKNRKNVDLKKEWIIFTNGVVPALNYMIQTFTKEGDSILIQTPVYHPFRISTENNNRKIVTNPLIDTKGYYTVDFDDLEKKIVENSVKMFILCNPHNPVGRVWTKEELEKMGEICLKHNVLVISDEIHSDLIFKDSKFTSFLTLKDELKNNCIVCTAPSKTFNLAGLQTSLIFIVDDEIRDKYKNTLMKIRLETPSTFGIEAIKAGYMHSGEWLDELIDYLDGNRKFIEEYIKENMPGVKYLKPEGTYLAWIDFRDVLKDGETLEEIFEDKAKVAIDYGNWFGAEGAGYVRLNFACPKSIVKEALDRVKNVIYK; this comes from the coding sequence ATGAAATATAATTTTGATGAAATAATTGATAGAAGTAAGACAAACTCTAGAAAATGGAACCCTGAAATATATAAAAATACATATAATGGAAAAACTGATCTGCTTCCTTTATGGGTAGCAGATATGGATTTTAAAGTTGCTCCAGCTATACTTGACAGCCTTCAAGCTATACTGACTCATGGTGTACTTGGGTATACTGCAACTGATGATGAATATTTTCAAGCTATCATTGACTGGAACAAAAACAGAAAAAATGTAGATCTTAAAAAAGAATGGATAATATTTACAAACGGAGTTGTACCAGCTCTTAACTATATGATACAGACATTTACTAAGGAAGGGGATTCTATCCTTATACAAACTCCTGTATATCACCCATTCAGAATATCTACTGAAAACAACAATAGAAAAATAGTTACTAATCCTCTGATAGATACTAAAGGTTACTACACTGTAGATTTTGATGATCTTGAAAAGAAAATAGTTGAAAATAGTGTAAAAATGTTTATCTTGTGCAATCCTCATAACCCTGTGGGAAGAGTGTGGACTAAAGAAGAACTTGAAAAAATGGGAGAAATCTGCTTAAAACACAATGTACTTGTGATATCTGATGAGATTCACTCTGACCTTATTTTCAAAGACAGCAAGTTCACTTCATTCCTTACATTGAAAGATGAGCTTAAAAATAATTGCATAGTTTGTACAGCTCCAAGCAAAACATTCAATCTTGCTGGACTTCAAACTTCTCTTATCTTTATAGTTGATGATGAAATAAGAGATAAATACAAGAATACTCTTATGAAAATAAGACTTGAAACTCCTAGTACTTTTGGTATAGAAGCTATCAAAGCTGGATATATGCACTCTGGTGAATGGCTTGATGAGTTGATAGACTATCTTGATGGTAATAGAAAATTCATTGAAGAATATATCAAAGAAAATATGCCGGGAGTAAAATATCTAAAACCTGAAGGAACTTACCTTGCATGGATAGATTTCAGAGATGTATTAAAAGATGGAGAAACTTTAGAAGAAATATTTGAAGATAAAGCAAAAGTTGCTATTGACTATGGTAACTGGTTCGGAGCAGAGGGAGCAGGTTATGTAAGACTTAACTTTGCATGTCCTAAATCGATAGTTAAAGAAGCTCTGGACAGAGTTAAAAATGTAATATATAAATAA
- a CDS encoding TIGR03905 family TSCPD domain-containing protein, whose translation MEIYKTNGVCAKEIGVEIEDGILRKVKFFGCCDGDSKAFEILLKDMKIDKIINDLYHIECRERGTSCMRELCKILMQLTGR comes from the coding sequence ATGGAAATATACAAAACTAATGGTGTATGTGCAAAAGAGATTGGTGTAGAAATTGAAGATGGAATATTGAGAAAAGTAAAATTTTTCGGGTGCTGTGATGGAGATTCAAAAGCTTTTGAAATACTGCTGAAAGATATGAAGATAGACAAGATAATAAATGATCTGTATCATATTGAATGCAGAGAAAGAGGAACTTCATGTATGAGGGAATTGTGTAAAATACTTATGCAGCTGACAGGGAGATAA
- a CDS encoding ABC transporter ATP-binding protein: MIEVKKLGYSIDNENILEDVSLIVKEKKFVGIIGANGCGKSTLLKNIYRFLKHKNGEIIIDNIELNDYKPKIIARKMAVLAQKQNMNFDFTVEEIVEMGRYAHQNSLFTLEKKEVIKEALASVGLEEMKDRSFLTLSGGEMQRVLIARALAQDSDILVLDEPTNHLDIKYQIEIMKLVRKTNKTILAVIHDMNIASSYCDYIYGMKKGKIEIQGSPDEVFTKANIKKVFDVECEVAKHPKTNRPLIIF; the protein is encoded by the coding sequence ATGATAGAAGTAAAAAAACTTGGGTATTCTATAGATAATGAAAATATACTGGAAGATGTATCTCTCATAGTGAAAGAAAAGAAATTTGTAGGGATAATTGGTGCTAACGGCTGTGGAAAAAGTACACTTCTGAAGAATATATACAGATTTCTTAAACATAAAAATGGAGAGATAATAATTGATAATATAGAATTAAATGATTACAAGCCAAAAATTATTGCTAGGAAAATGGCTGTACTGGCTCAAAAACAGAATATGAACTTTGATTTTACTGTGGAGGAGATAGTGGAAATGGGAAGATATGCTCATCAAAATTCCCTGTTCACTCTGGAGAAAAAAGAAGTTATAAAAGAAGCACTGGCATCAGTGGGGCTGGAAGAGATGAAGGACAGAAGTTTTCTCACTCTCTCTGGGGGAGAGATGCAGAGAGTCCTTATAGCAAGAGCATTGGCTCAGGACAGTGATATATTGGTATTGGATGAGCCTACAAATCATCTGGATATAAAATATCAGATTGAGATAATGAAGCTTGTAAGAAAGACCAATAAAACTATTTTAGCTGTGATACATGATATGAATATTGCCAGTTCATATTGCGACTATATTTATGGAATGAAAAAAGGGAAAATAGAGATTCAGGGAAGTCCAGATGAGGTTTTTACTAAGGCAAATATAAAGAAAGTTTTTGATGTAGAATGCGAAGTTGCAAAGCATCCAAAAACCAACAGACCACTTATTATATTCTAG
- a CDS encoding NAD-dependent protein deacylase: MDKIKKLAEILKNSSYVVAFTGAGASTDSGLKDFRSKDGLYSRTYMGYEPEEILSHDFFFNHRDIFDKYLDEKLDIDGIKPNAGHKALAELEKMGKVKAVITQNIDDLHQAAGSKNVLELHGTLKKWYCLKCGKKDNKRFQCDCGGIVRPEVTLYGEMLNEEVTYQAIKEIEKADTLIIVGTSLTVYPAAYYIKYFKGRNLVILNKDATQYDNDASLVINENFAKVMTETMELLKG, encoded by the coding sequence ATGGACAAGATAAAAAAATTAGCAGAGATTCTTAAAAACAGCAGCTATGTTGTTGCTTTCACAGGAGCAGGGGCATCGACAGATTCTGGGTTAAAAGACTTTAGGAGCAAAGATGGACTGTACAGCAGAACATATATGGGATATGAGCCGGAAGAGATATTGAGCCATGATTTCTTTTTTAATCATAGGGATATTTTTGATAAGTATCTTGATGAAAAATTAGATATAGATGGAATCAAGCCAAATGCTGGGCATAAAGCTCTGGCAGAATTGGAAAAAATGGGAAAAGTAAAAGCTGTTATCACTCAAAATATAGATGACCTTCATCAGGCAGCAGGGAGCAAAAATGTTCTGGAACTTCATGGGACATTGAAAAAATGGTATTGTCTGAAATGTGGAAAAAAAGATAACAAGAGATTTCAGTGTGATTGTGGAGGGATAGTAAGACCTGAGGTGACTTTGTATGGAGAGATGCTTAATGAGGAAGTTACATATCAAGCTATCAAGGAAATAGAAAAAGCTGATACTTTAATTATAGTCGGAACCAGCCTCACTGTATATCCAGCAGCTTATTACATAAAATACTTCAAAGGAAGAAATCTGGTAATACTCAATAAAGATGCTACTCAATATGACAATGATGCTTCTCTTGTAATAAATGAAAATTTTGCTAAAGTTATGACTGAAACTATGGAACTGTTGAAAGGATAA
- a CDS encoding aldo/keto reductase: MYKLRNGVEIPEIAFGTWKITDPEVCRKSVKYALETGYRHIDTAMVYRNEEFVGEGIKEFLAENKNVKREDLFITTKVWNSDQGYDSTLAAFELSLKKLDLEYVDLYLIHWPNTPNMKTTIDTWKALEKLYKEKKVRAIGVCNFEIHHFEELLPEAEIIPMIDQIELHPLNQQLKSRAYCNEKGIIVESWSPLMQGNLENDVIEKIGKIHGKTVAQVILKWHLQSGLLPLPKSVTPSRIKENKDLDFTLSTEEMNTINALNKKERFATHPDNMSSGFENLR; encoded by the coding sequence ATGTACAAATTAAGAAACGGTGTAGAAATACCTGAAATAGCTTTTGGAACTTGGAAAATCACAGATCCGGAAGTATGTAGAAAAAGTGTAAAATATGCTTTGGAAACTGGTTACAGACATATCGACACTGCAATGGTATATAGAAATGAAGAATTTGTTGGAGAGGGAATCAAAGAATTCCTAGCTGAAAATAAAAATGTAAAAAGAGAAGATCTTTTCATCACTACAAAAGTATGGAACTCTGATCAAGGATATGATTCAACTCTAGCAGCATTTGAACTTTCTCTTAAAAAACTGGACCTTGAATATGTAGATCTTTACCTTATTCACTGGCCTAATACTCCTAATATGAAAACTACAATCGATACTTGGAAAGCCCTTGAAAAACTTTATAAAGAGAAAAAAGTAAGAGCTATTGGAGTATGCAACTTTGAAATTCATCACTTTGAAGAACTTCTTCCAGAAGCAGAGATCATACCTATGATAGATCAAATCGAGCTTCACCCACTAAATCAACAGCTTAAATCAAGAGCATACTGCAATGAAAAAGGTATCATAGTTGAATCTTGGAGCCCATTAATGCAGGGAAATCTTGAAAATGATGTCATAGAAAAAATCGGAAAAATACATGGAAAAACAGTTGCTCAGGTTATCCTTAAATGGCATCTGCAATCTGGACTTCTTCCATTGCCAAAATCTGTAACTCCATCTAGAATAAAAGAAAACAAAGATCTTGATTTTACTCTTTCTACTGAAGAAATGAATACTATCAATGCTTTAAATAAAAAAGAAAGATTTGCAACTCACCCAGATAATATGAGTTCTGGTTTTGAAAATTTAAGATAA
- a CDS encoding FecCD family ABC transporter permease: MKKLFNNYKVLCLILCILLIMCSTFIVTIGSVSLKGTDVWKIIVNKSLGREIFQKEWKNSIEIIVWNLRVPRIIMGMTAGGALALVGILMQCLTKNPLASPYILGISAGASTGAVMAILFLGGTMLSVPIGAFVFGTFTAFLVFYFAGAGGFSSTRLVLIGVAVSSLFSGITTLMIMMAPNEKELRGAIFWMSGSLGGSNWKYIPFALISLGVSFFLVYPKYRELNILVTGDENAVALGVDVKKIRLLIVLVSTFLTGVIVSNTGIIGFVGLVIPHVTRGLVGGNHKKVIPCAILMGGVFLILTDALTRSLFTSQEIPIGVITSMFGAPFFLNMLRKKAYRFGGE; this comes from the coding sequence ATGAAAAAATTATTTAACAATTACAAAGTATTATGCCTGATTCTATGTATATTACTCATTATGTGTTCTACATTCATAGTGACTATAGGGTCTGTATCTCTCAAAGGAACAGATGTCTGGAAAATAATAGTGAATAAGAGTCTGGGGAGAGAAATTTTTCAGAAAGAATGGAAAAATAGTATAGAGATAATAGTGTGGAATTTGAGAGTTCCAAGAATAATAATGGGAATGACAGCAGGAGGGGCACTGGCACTGGTGGGAATACTGATGCAGTGTCTTACTAAAAATCCTCTGGCAAGTCCATATATATTGGGGATATCAGCAGGGGCAAGTACAGGGGCAGTAATGGCTATTCTGTTTTTAGGGGGAACTATGCTCTCTGTTCCAATAGGAGCTTTTGTATTTGGAACTTTTACAGCTTTTTTAGTTTTCTATTTTGCAGGAGCAGGGGGATTTTCCAGTACAAGACTGGTACTTATCGGAGTGGCAGTATCTTCGCTTTTTTCTGGGATAACTACATTGATGATAATGATGGCACCTAATGAAAAAGAATTGAGAGGGGCCATATTCTGGATGTCAGGAAGTCTGGGAGGTTCCAACTGGAAATATATCCCTTTTGCATTAATAAGTCTAGGAGTATCATTTTTTCTGGTATATCCAAAGTATAGAGAATTGAATATACTGGTAACAGGGGATGAAAATGCTGTAGCTCTGGGAGTTGATGTAAAGAAAATAAGGCTTCTGATAGTGCTGGTATCAACATTTTTAACAGGAGTAATAGTATCAAATACAGGGATAATAGGATTTGTAGGCTTAGTGATTCCACATGTGACAAGAGGACTGGTGGGAGGAAATCATAAAAAAGTTATACCTTGTGCCATACTTATGGGAGGAGTATTCCTCATATTGACAGATGCTCTGACTAGGAGTCTTTTTACCTCGCAGGAAATACCAATAGGAGTTATAACTTCTATGTTTGGAGCTCCATTCTTTTTAAATATGTTGAGAAAGAAAGCATATAGATTTGGAGGGGAGTAG
- a CDS encoding recombinase family protein produces MIKERLQKLAIELGHPPQAYLYARISREDYKDETNPQHAIESQLSILRRVVSENNLNVYKEKAEIESGVTAEDAQREILELIKSRTINILIIKDWSRFARNRAWAEKMLDYAELFKKTFILYSLSDREGVYNPVARMYWDLNNVFNAQYVRDIVSKMKTAKEESAKQGFYMTRLFGYMRVNKKTYPDTVEPLKAQIVRELHDLFDKGKFKNKHQMLDYCKEKYPQYKFDYTRIDSFFFNPAYKGTVIYGKVKTYKGKIIMENTEEEIIEVNNSPNIIPLIPPALWDKNNLKLRQVTEVYRAKSEGAYLFSGKIFCYCGSKIYGNEEYYKCNSNSINENHKHSNNKIICDWKPKRVEVLENYILDKIITEFNHIEHCNTSLDDEIEAQLEFLNENIDKCNKYIKNIKESTKIGIYTPLEAKKEIENINKELYRLEKEKKSLEEKKKQQSLDINKEEIFKLIIEYSKKNNRVMLKRLLNCYISRIVFFNYFNAEIYTYF; encoded by the coding sequence ATGATAAAAGAAAGATTACAAAAATTAGCTATTGAATTAGGACATCCTCCTCAAGCTTATCTCTATGCTAGAATATCCAGAGAAGATTACAAGGATGAAACTAATCCACAACATGCCATTGAAAGTCAACTTTCTATTTTAAGAAGAGTTGTTAGTGAGAATAACCTTAATGTATATAAAGAAAAAGCTGAAATAGAAAGTGGTGTAACTGCTGAAGATGCACAAAGAGAAATTCTTGAACTTATAAAATCTAGAACTATAAATATATTAATAATTAAAGATTGGTCAAGATTTGCAAGAAATAGAGCTTGGGCTGAAAAAATGCTTGATTATGCTGAGTTATTTAAAAAAACATTTATTTTATATTCTCTTTCAGATAGGGAGGGAGTATATAATCCAGTTGCTAGAATGTATTGGGATTTAAATAATGTATTTAATGCGCAATATGTTAGAGATATCGTATCTAAGATGAAAACAGCAAAAGAAGAAAGTGCTAAGCAGGGATTCTATATGACTAGACTCTTTGGTTATATGAGAGTAAATAAAAAAACTTACCCTGACACAGTAGAACCTCTAAAAGCACAGATTGTAAGAGAGTTACATGATTTATTTGATAAAGGTAAGTTTAAAAATAAACACCAAATGTTAGACTACTGCAAAGAAAAATATCCTCAATATAAGTTTGACTATACACGAATTGATAGTTTCTTCTTTAATCCTGCATATAAAGGAACTGTTATATATGGGAAAGTTAAAACATACAAAGGAAAAATAATAATGGAAAATACTGAAGAAGAAATAATTGAAGTAAATAACTCTCCAAATATTATTCCTCTGATTCCTCCAGCTCTTTGGGATAAAAACAATCTTAAACTAAGACAGGTTACAGAAGTATATAGAGCAAAAAGTGAGGGAGCATATTTGTTTTCTGGTAAAATCTTTTGTTATTGTGGTTCAAAAATATATGGAAATGAAGAATACTACAAATGCAATTCAAATTCTATAAATGAAAATCATAAGCATTCAAATAATAAGATTATATGTGACTGGAAACCAAAAAGAGTAGAGGTTTTAGAAAACTATATCCTTGATAAAATAATTACTGAATTTAATCATATTGAACATTGTAATACCTCTTTGGATGATGAAATAGAAGCTCAACTTGAATTTTTAAATGAAAATATTGACAAATGTAATAAATACATTAAAAACATTAAAGAAAGTACTAAAATTGGTATTTACACACCATTAGAAGCAAAAAAAGAAATAGAAAATATAAATAAAGAATTATACAGACTTGAAAAAGAAAAAAAATCTCTTGAAGAAAAGAAAAAACAACAAAGTTTAGATATAAATAAAGAAGAAATATTTAAATTAATTATTGAATATAGCAAAAAAAATAATAGAGTTATGCTTAAACGATTGCTTAATTGCTATATATCTAGAATAGTGTTTTTCAATTATTTTAATGCTGAAATTTATACATATTTTTAA